In Gadus morhua chromosome 2, gadMor3.0, whole genome shotgun sequence, a single window of DNA contains:
- the mfsd11 gene encoding UNC93-like protein MFSD11 isoform X2: MTPEGKALSNIVILGFGFMLMFTAFQTCGNIEQTVIKSLNNFTASGYTSMSIIYGVFSASNLVAPSVVAVVGPQLSMFFSGLLYSAYIAMFIQPRVWSFYTASVLVGFGAAVLWTAQGNVLAINSTDTTIGRNSGIFWALLQFSLFFGNLYIYLAWQGHDHISEKDRQTVFISLTVISLIGCFLFFLIRKPDPSEPTPSETSEAPLHTESTDSASVSGPPRRSLCTQALDAFVKACKLSVTKEMMLLCLPIMYTGLELTFYSGVYGTCIGAMTRFGHNAKGLIGISGILIGVGEILGGGVFGILNNNRLGRNPVVLLGLLIHYLAFYLIFLNIAPDAPQAPEEGTDLQAYMTPNVGVALFCSFLLGLGDSCFNTQLLSIIGFLYKEDSAPAFAVFKFIQSVMAVIAFH; encoded by the exons ATGACTCCGGAGGGGAAAGCGCTGTCAAACATAGTGATCCTGGGCTTCGGCTTCATGCTCATGTTCACTGCCTTCCAAACATGTGGAAACATAGAG CAAACTGTTATCAAGAGTTTGAACAACTTCACCGCGAGTGGATATACAAG CATGTCCATCATCTACGGTGTCTTCTCGGCCTCCAACCTGGTGGCTCCCTCGGTGGTGGCCGTGGTCGGCCCTCAGCTCTCCATGTTCTTCAGCGGGCTGTTGTACAG TGCGTACATCGCCATGTTCATCCAGCCCCGAGTCTGGAGCTTCTACACAGCCTCTGTGTTGGTCGGCTTCGGAGCTGCAG TGCTGTGGACCGCCCAGGGGAACGTTTTGGCTATAAACTCCACTGACACCACGATCGGGCGCAACAGCGGAATATTCTGGGCTCTGCTGCAGTTCAG CTTGTTTTTTGGGAACCTGTACATCTACTTGGCCTGGCAAGGACACGATCACATTTCAG AGAAGGACCGGCAGACGGTCTTCATCTCCCTCACCGTCATCAGTCTGATCGgctgcttcctcttcttcctcatccgCAAGCCGGACCCATCTGAGCCCACTCCCTCGGAGACCTCCGAAGCCCCCCTTCATACTGAGTCCACCGACAGCGCGTCCGTCTCCGG TCCTCCTAGGAGATCTCTCTGCACTCAGGCTCTGGACGCCTTTG TGAAGGCCTGTAAGCTGTCCGTTACCAAGGAGATGATGCTACTATGTTTGCCCATCATGTACACAG GTCTGGAGCTGACATTCTATAGCGGCGTGTACGGAACCTGCATTGGCGCCATGACGCGCTTCGGACACAACGCTAAAGGCCTGATCGGAATCTCAGGCATTCTCATCGGAGTTGGAGAGATCCTGG GAGGGGGCGTGTTTGGCATTCTGAACAATAACCGCCTGGGCAGGAACCcggtggtgctgctggggctgctgatACACTACCTGGCCTTCTACCTCATCTTCCTCAACATAGCCCCAGACGCCCCTCAGGCCCCGGAGGAGGGCACCGACCTGCAGGCCTACATGACCCCCAA tgtgggCGTGGCCCTGTTCTGCAGCTTCCTACTAGGTTTAGGAGACAGCTGCTTCAACACTCAGCTCCTCAGCATCATAGGCTTCCTGTACAAGGAGGACAGCGCCCCCGCCTTCGCAGTCTTCAAGTTCATACag tcCGTCATGGCAGTGATAGCCTTCCACTAA
- the mfsd11 gene encoding UNC93-like protein MFSD11 isoform X1 — MTPEGKALSNIVILGFGFMLMFTAFQTCGNIEQTVIKSLNNFTASGYTSMSIIYGVFSASNLVAPSVVAVVGPQLSMFFSGLLYSAYIAMFIQPRVWSFYTASVLVGFGAAVLWTAQGNVLAINSTDTTIGRNSGIFWALLQFSLFFGNLYIYLAWQGHDHISEKDRQTVFISLTVISLIGCFLFFLIRKPDPSEPTPSETSEAPLHTESTDSASVSGPPRRSLCTQALDAFVKACKLSVTKEMMLLCLPIMYTGLELTFYSGVYGTCIGAMTRFGHNAKGLIGISGILIGVGEILGGGVFGILNNNRLGRNPVVLLGLLIHYLAFYLIFLNIAPDAPQAPEEGTDLQAYMTPNVGVALFCSFLLGLGDSCFNTQLLSIIGFLYKEDSAPAFAVFKFIQSIMAAIAFSYSNVLQLPWQLLLLVVTGFMGTLSFFLAEWLVVAKRRDSDYDSI; from the exons ATGACTCCGGAGGGGAAAGCGCTGTCAAACATAGTGATCCTGGGCTTCGGCTTCATGCTCATGTTCACTGCCTTCCAAACATGTGGAAACATAGAG CAAACTGTTATCAAGAGTTTGAACAACTTCACCGCGAGTGGATATACAAG CATGTCCATCATCTACGGTGTCTTCTCGGCCTCCAACCTGGTGGCTCCCTCGGTGGTGGCCGTGGTCGGCCCTCAGCTCTCCATGTTCTTCAGCGGGCTGTTGTACAG TGCGTACATCGCCATGTTCATCCAGCCCCGAGTCTGGAGCTTCTACACAGCCTCTGTGTTGGTCGGCTTCGGAGCTGCAG TGCTGTGGACCGCCCAGGGGAACGTTTTGGCTATAAACTCCACTGACACCACGATCGGGCGCAACAGCGGAATATTCTGGGCTCTGCTGCAGTTCAG CTTGTTTTTTGGGAACCTGTACATCTACTTGGCCTGGCAAGGACACGATCACATTTCAG AGAAGGACCGGCAGACGGTCTTCATCTCCCTCACCGTCATCAGTCTGATCGgctgcttcctcttcttcctcatccgCAAGCCGGACCCATCTGAGCCCACTCCCTCGGAGACCTCCGAAGCCCCCCTTCATACTGAGTCCACCGACAGCGCGTCCGTCTCCGG TCCTCCTAGGAGATCTCTCTGCACTCAGGCTCTGGACGCCTTTG TGAAGGCCTGTAAGCTGTCCGTTACCAAGGAGATGATGCTACTATGTTTGCCCATCATGTACACAG GTCTGGAGCTGACATTCTATAGCGGCGTGTACGGAACCTGCATTGGCGCCATGACGCGCTTCGGACACAACGCTAAAGGCCTGATCGGAATCTCAGGCATTCTCATCGGAGTTGGAGAGATCCTGG GAGGGGGCGTGTTTGGCATTCTGAACAATAACCGCCTGGGCAGGAACCcggtggtgctgctggggctgctgatACACTACCTGGCCTTCTACCTCATCTTCCTCAACATAGCCCCAGACGCCCCTCAGGCCCCGGAGGAGGGCACCGACCTGCAGGCCTACATGACCCCCAA tgtgggCGTGGCCCTGTTCTGCAGCTTCCTACTAGGTTTAGGAGACAGCTGCTTCAACACTCAGCTCCTCAGCATCATAGGCTTCCTGTACAAGGAGGACAGCGCCCCCGCCTTCGCAGTCTTCAAGTTCATACag TCCATCATGGCAGCCATCGCCTTCTCCTACAGCAACGTGCTGCAGCTCCCCTGgcagctgctgctcctggtTGTCACCGGCTTCATGGGGaccctctccttcttcctggCCGAGTGGTTGGTGGTGGCCAAGCGCCGCGACTCGGACTACGACAGCATCTGA
- the srsf2b gene encoding serine/arginine-rich splicing factor 2b, whose translation MSYGRPPPDVEGMTSLKVDNLTYRTSPETLRRVFEKYGRVGDVYIPRDRYTKESRGFAFVRFHDKRDAEDAMDAMDGALLDGRELRVQMARYGRPPDSHHGGGSGGRDGGGGGRDGGGGRRGGAPRRSGGSSGGYGRRSRSASPSPRRRRRSRSRSRSRSRSHSRSRYSRSRSRSYSRSKSTSPKRKTKATKSPSRSRSRSKSKSKSRSRTPASNKGSRSRSKSPPKSPAVPPAGENGGQTP comes from the exons ATGAGCTACGGTAGGCCTCCGCCCGACGTCGAGGGCATGACGTCGCTCAAGGTGGACAACCTAACGTACAGAACATCCCCAGAAACACTCCGACGCGTGTTTGAAAAGTACGGCCGTGTCGGGGATGTGTACATCCCTCGGGATCGGTACACTAAGGAAAGCCGTGGCTTCGCCTTTGTGCGATTCCACGACAAACGGGATGCCGAAGACGCAATGGACGCCATGGATGGCGCTCTGCTCGACGGGCGGGAGCTGCGAGTGCAAATGGCGCGTTACGGCCGCCCTCCGGATTCTCACCACGGCGGCGGTAGTGGTGGACgcgacggtggtggtggtggacgagatggtggtggtggacggcgTGGCGGGGCACCCCGGAGAAGCGGTGGTAGCAGCGGAGGTTATGGTCGCCGTAGCAGAAG cgcttCCCCCAGCCCCAGGCGGAGGAGACGTAGCCGATCCCGCAGCAGGAGTCGGTCCCGTTCCCACAGCAGGTCCCGATACAGCCGGTCCAGGTCCCGCTCCTACTCGCGTTCCAAGTCCACCTCGCCCAAAAGGAAGACCAAGGCCACAAAGTCCCCGTCACGTTCCCGTTCCAGGTCCAAGTCCAAGAGCAAGTCCCGATCACGTACCCCTGCCTCCAACAAAGGGTCTCGGTCCAGATCTAAAAGCCCCCCCAAGTCTCCCGCAGTTCCACCAGCAGGGGAGAACGGAGGACAGACCCCTTAA